Proteins found in one Gigantopelta aegis isolate Gae_Host chromosome 12, Gae_host_genome, whole genome shotgun sequence genomic segment:
- the LOC121386893 gene encoding uncharacterized protein LOC121386893 isoform X2 codes for MFQLPKRTRTMKLTVASVAVFASVLTVKRVTGGSWLGRAYIACMEPGIEGQKTELKCTVTGTVRERKTLWIAPFNKEVVSCDFEQSVCTTSGEFTDRYTGVINTPEECTLIIESFDPKTDAGTWACRDPWLGRRSYCEKTIGKPDSESERTSGLSTGAISGIVIAVVLAVAIPTGWIIYRKKEACKR; via the exons ATGTTTCAGCTACCGAAACGG ACAAGGACTATGAAGTTAACTGTTGCTTCTGTCGCCGTGTTTGCCTCCGTGCTTACTGTCAAGCGTGTTACAGGAG gaAGTTGGCTAGGTAGAGCATACATTGCCTGTATGGAGCCCGGAATTGAAGGGCAAAAAACAGAATTAAAGTGTACTGTAACTGGAACTGTACGTGAAAGAAAAACACTGTGGATTGCACCATTTAATAAAGAGGTAGTGTCCTGTGACTTTGAACAATCGGTATGTACTACGTCTGGGGAATTCACTGACCGCTATACCGGTGTGATCAATACGCCCGAAGAATGCACGTTGATAATAGAGTCGTTCGATCCGAAAACTGACGCTGGTACATGGGCGTGCCGTGATCCATGGCTTGGCCGACGATCTTATTGTGAAAAGACCATTGGAA aacCTGACAGTGAGAGTGAGCGCACGTCTGGCTTAAGTACAGGTGCTATATCTGGAATTGTGATCGCTGTTGTATTGGCTGTTGCTATACCCACGGGTTGGATAATATACAGgaa gaAAGAAGCATGCAAAAGGTGA
- the LOC121386893 gene encoding uncharacterized protein LOC121386893 isoform X1 — MYTFFISLDAHFKMYFSYLQTRTMKLTVASVAVFASVLTVKRVTGGSWLGRAYIACMEPGIEGQKTELKCTVTGTVRERKTLWIAPFNKEVVSCDFEQSVCTTSGEFTDRYTGVINTPEECTLIIESFDPKTDAGTWACRDPWLGRRSYCEKTIGKPDSESERTSGLSTGAISGIVIAVVLAVAIPTGWIIYRKKEACKR, encoded by the exons ATGTACACATTCTTCATTAGTTTAGacgcacattttaaaatgtatttctcttATTTACAGACAAGGACTATGAAGTTAACTGTTGCTTCTGTCGCCGTGTTTGCCTCCGTGCTTACTGTCAAGCGTGTTACAGGAG gaAGTTGGCTAGGTAGAGCATACATTGCCTGTATGGAGCCCGGAATTGAAGGGCAAAAAACAGAATTAAAGTGTACTGTAACTGGAACTGTACGTGAAAGAAAAACACTGTGGATTGCACCATTTAATAAAGAGGTAGTGTCCTGTGACTTTGAACAATCGGTATGTACTACGTCTGGGGAATTCACTGACCGCTATACCGGTGTGATCAATACGCCCGAAGAATGCACGTTGATAATAGAGTCGTTCGATCCGAAAACTGACGCTGGTACATGGGCGTGCCGTGATCCATGGCTTGGCCGACGATCTTATTGTGAAAAGACCATTGGAA aacCTGACAGTGAGAGTGAGCGCACGTCTGGCTTAAGTACAGGTGCTATATCTGGAATTGTGATCGCTGTTGTATTGGCTGTTGCTATACCCACGGGTTGGATAATATACAGgaa gaAAGAAGCATGCAAAAGGTGA
- the LOC121386893 gene encoding uncharacterized protein LOC121386893 isoform X3 yields the protein MKLTVASVAVFASVLTVKRVTGGSWLGRAYIACMEPGIEGQKTELKCTVTGTVRERKTLWIAPFNKEVVSCDFEQSVCTTSGEFTDRYTGVINTPEECTLIIESFDPKTDAGTWACRDPWLGRRSYCEKTIGKPDSESERTSGLSTGAISGIVIAVVLAVAIPTGWIIYRKKEACKR from the exons ATGAAGTTAACTGTTGCTTCTGTCGCCGTGTTTGCCTCCGTGCTTACTGTCAAGCGTGTTACAGGAG gaAGTTGGCTAGGTAGAGCATACATTGCCTGTATGGAGCCCGGAATTGAAGGGCAAAAAACAGAATTAAAGTGTACTGTAACTGGAACTGTACGTGAAAGAAAAACACTGTGGATTGCACCATTTAATAAAGAGGTAGTGTCCTGTGACTTTGAACAATCGGTATGTACTACGTCTGGGGAATTCACTGACCGCTATACCGGTGTGATCAATACGCCCGAAGAATGCACGTTGATAATAGAGTCGTTCGATCCGAAAACTGACGCTGGTACATGGGCGTGCCGTGATCCATGGCTTGGCCGACGATCTTATTGTGAAAAGACCATTGGAA aacCTGACAGTGAGAGTGAGCGCACGTCTGGCTTAAGTACAGGTGCTATATCTGGAATTGTGATCGCTGTTGTATTGGCTGTTGCTATACCCACGGGTTGGATAATATACAGgaa gaAAGAAGCATGCAAAAGGTGA